From Leptospira fainei serovar Hurstbridge str. BUT 6, the proteins below share one genomic window:
- the amt gene encoding ammonium transporter yields MLKTNFDFLWIIISASLVFFMQAGFLCLESGLTRTKNSINVAIKNITDFGIATLVYYSIGFGFMFGASSEGLIGANTYFPTFSFSQPDIPVFFLFQLMFCGTAATIVSGAVAERMKFGAYIIVATVISSLIYPIFGHWAWGRTLGNWEEMTGWLGKLGFVDFAGSTVVHSVGGWVGLVAMKLLGNRVGRYAADGTVRSITGHNLPLAMLGTLILWFGWIGFNGGSTLSFSAQIPGILANTMLAASSGMAASLIFGWVRLGYAEATLPLNGALAGLVAITASCHAVTAFESVFIGFVAGILMFETRVLLDKVRLDDAVGAIPVHLAAGIWGTLAVGIFGNLEILGTGLNRLDQIQVQLLGIVACGILAFGLSFVILSTVNRFYRLRVSEENELQGLNFTEHRATTELLDLFLEMEYQKRTGDLSKDLSIEPFTEVGQIAERYNLVLEKIRNNIKEKELLARELEQNLSIIQSDLTTARKIQAGIISQKDRTIGELEIIVRYRPLAEVGGDFFDIVELRPGLTRIFLADATGHGVQAALITMGIKAIYESLKRGVYSVGEILYHLNNEFLYSFRNLNQFLTCIVLDIDTKSNTIRYASAGHIPQYLITSGKIEKLEKTGRIIGAVAKSGYAFGELTLSDDARLVLFTDGLVEQWNSEKEEFGEERVENLIRFSSSMPVQQGIDFILKEQDSFLDGLPKQDDISVIGIQRNKI; encoded by the coding sequence ATGTTGAAGACGAATTTCGATTTTCTATGGATTATCATATCTGCCAGTCTCGTTTTCTTTATGCAGGCCGGTTTTCTTTGCCTTGAATCCGGATTAACGAGAACGAAAAATTCAATCAATGTAGCCATAAAGAATATTACGGATTTTGGAATTGCAACTCTCGTTTATTATTCCATCGGCTTCGGCTTTATGTTCGGGGCAAGCTCGGAAGGTCTAATCGGCGCTAACACTTACTTTCCTACCTTCTCGTTTTCCCAACCCGATATACCGGTATTCTTTCTATTCCAACTGATGTTCTGTGGAACTGCTGCGACCATCGTGTCCGGCGCCGTTGCGGAACGAATGAAGTTCGGCGCATACATTATTGTGGCGACCGTTATCTCCTCTCTGATCTATCCGATATTCGGGCATTGGGCTTGGGGAAGAACGTTAGGAAATTGGGAAGAGATGACCGGATGGCTAGGGAAACTCGGTTTCGTGGACTTTGCCGGCTCTACGGTAGTTCATAGCGTTGGGGGTTGGGTCGGCCTAGTCGCAATGAAATTATTGGGTAATCGAGTGGGGCGATACGCTGCCGACGGGACGGTTCGGAGTATCACCGGTCATAATCTTCCTCTCGCGATGCTCGGCACACTCATCTTATGGTTCGGTTGGATCGGTTTTAACGGTGGAAGTACTCTTTCATTTTCGGCTCAGATCCCGGGAATTTTGGCCAATACGATGTTGGCGGCGTCCAGCGGGATGGCGGCTTCTCTAATTTTCGGTTGGGTGAGGTTAGGATACGCGGAAGCTACTTTACCTTTAAATGGAGCATTAGCGGGGCTTGTGGCAATTACCGCCTCTTGCCATGCAGTGACGGCGTTCGAATCGGTTTTTATCGGCTTCGTGGCAGGAATCTTAATGTTTGAAACTAGAGTGTTATTGGATAAAGTGCGACTGGACGACGCTGTCGGTGCGATTCCGGTTCATTTAGCCGCCGGTATCTGGGGAACGCTTGCAGTTGGAATATTCGGAAATCTTGAAATACTTGGGACCGGATTGAATCGCTTGGATCAGATTCAAGTTCAATTGCTCGGAATCGTGGCTTGCGGTATTCTGGCTTTCGGTTTAAGTTTCGTAATTTTGAGTACAGTCAATCGATTTTATCGATTAAGAGTTTCCGAAGAAAACGAACTACAGGGTTTGAATTTTACGGAACATCGAGCAACCACGGAGTTGTTGGATCTATTTCTGGAAATGGAATATCAAAAGAGAACAGGTGATCTTAGCAAGGATTTATCGATCGAGCCGTTTACGGAAGTCGGCCAGATTGCGGAAAGATATAATCTAGTCTTGGAAAAGATTCGGAATAATATTAAGGAAAAGGAGCTTCTGGCGAGGGAACTCGAGCAGAATTTGAGCATTATCCAAAGCGATTTAACGACCGCTAGGAAAATACAAGCAGGAATTATTTCTCAAAAAGACAGAACTATCGGCGAACTGGAAATTATCGTCCGATACAGACCTTTGGCCGAAGTAGGAGGGGATTTTTTCGATATCGTAGAATTAAGACCGGGTTTAACCCGAATATTTTTAGCCGACGCAACCGGACATGGAGTCCAGGCGGCCTTGATTACCATGGGAATTAAAGCAATTTATGAATCGTTAAAGCGAGGAGTTTATAGTGTTGGAGAAATATTATATCATTTGAATAACGAGTTTTTATATTCGTTCAGGAACTTAAACCAATTCTTGACCTGTATAGTTCTGGACATCGACACCAAATCAAATACAATCCGCTACGCCTCCGCCGGTCATATTCCGCAATATTTAATTACGTCCGGCAAAATAGAGAAGCTGGAAAAAACCGGTAGAATTATCGGGGCAGTGGCTAAGAGCGGGTATGCGTTTGGCGAATTAACTTTATCGGATGACGCAAGATTGGTTCTCTTTACCGACGGACTGGTCGAGCAATGGAATTCCGAGAAGGAGGAATTTGGCGAAGAACGGGTCGAAAATTTGATTCGTTTTTCCAGTTCGATGCCCGTTCAGCAAGGAATAGATTTTATCCTAAAAGAACAGGATTCTTTTTTGGACGGTCTGCCTAAACAAGACGATATTTCTGTGATCGGAATTCAAAGAAATAAGATTTAA
- a CDS encoding carboxymuconolactone decarboxylase family protein encodes MMLDWNEYQKQVQTTIAEIGRISPEILRGYRALSEAGSKTAFLDGKTRELIALAVAITRQCDGCIAAHTDAAIKHGASQEEITEALGVAIAVNAGAALIYSARVIDSYKTKTESP; translated from the coding sequence ATGATGCTCGATTGGAACGAATATCAAAAACAAGTGCAAACGACTATTGCTGAGATCGGAAGAATTAGTCCCGAAATTCTCCGAGGCTATAGGGCGCTTAGTGAAGCAGGTTCAAAGACAGCTTTCTTAGACGGTAAAACTCGCGAGCTGATAGCTTTAGCAGTCGCAATTACCAGGCAATGCGACGGCTGTATCGCAGCTCATACCGACGCCGCAATTAAGCATGGAGCAAGTCAAGAAGAAATAACCGAAGCTTTAGGAGTTGCAATTGCGGTCAACGCGGGAGCTGCACTTATATATTCCGCGAGAGTCATCGATTCGTATAAGACCAAAACAGAAAGCCCATGA
- a CDS encoding adenylate/guanylate cyclase domain-containing protein — protein sequence MSSLNSNFGMFVIYRKSLIMALFPNGPDDALQAAMEMLNELENLNLSRKERKYQPIRIGIGLHTGTLMLGTIGEEERMDGTVISDAVNLASRIEGLTKELQATLLLSEETYKKLRNKKKYSFNKLGKVTVKGKSKSSQVYEVVS from the coding sequence ATGTCATCCCTCAATTCCAATTTCGGAATGTTCGTTATCTATAGAAAATCTTTGATCATGGCTTTGTTTCCGAACGGCCCGGACGATGCGTTGCAGGCCGCCATGGAAATGTTAAATGAACTGGAAAATCTAAACCTTTCTAGGAAAGAGCGAAAATACCAGCCAATTCGAATCGGAATCGGTTTGCATACGGGAACGCTTATGTTGGGCACGATAGGCGAGGAGGAGCGAATGGACGGTACGGTTATTTCCGACGCCGTCAATCTTGCATCACGCATCGAAGGTTTGACTAAGGAGCTTCAAGCGACTCTTTTGTTAAGCGAAGAGACTTATAAGAAACTCCGGAACAAAAAGAAATATTCGTTTAATAAACTCGGCAAGGTGACCGTTAAGGGTAAATCCAAATCTAGTCAAGTATACGAAGTCGTCAGTTGA
- a CDS encoding glycoside hydrolase family 57 protein, whose translation MISVCFYFEVHQPFRLKPYGFFQIGKDDTYFDDEKNSAILRKVAEKCYLPTTQLLLDLIREHKDEFNITFSISGTAIEQFKKWCPVVLDQFKRLADTGNVEFLAETYYHSLSSLFSEREFYRQVQKHRKTIKRELGVLPEAFRNTELIYSNHIGSLVRNMGYSVMLMEGVDRLLDWRSPNFLYKAKYEPGLNLMLKNYRLSDDIAFRFSERSWSAYPLKADKFSNWVHSVAGNGECINLFMDFETFGEHQWADSGIFEFLKQLPSEIKKHPDFKFNTVSRAAENYYPTGDIDTHEPVSWADMERDTSAWLGNSMQRQALEAVYELEDKVYSFGDEELLDTYGKLQTSDHFYYMCTKYFNDGDVHKYFSPYSSPYDAYIYYMNVLQDFRQKLKRKAAVASEKPKVLQEA comes from the coding sequence ATGATATCAGTTTGCTTTTATTTCGAGGTCCATCAACCGTTTCGCCTAAAGCCGTACGGATTCTTCCAAATAGGAAAGGATGATACTTATTTTGATGACGAAAAGAATTCGGCGATCTTAAGAAAAGTTGCCGAAAAGTGCTATTTGCCCACCACTCAATTGCTTCTGGATTTGATTCGGGAACACAAGGACGAATTCAACATTACGTTTTCGATTTCCGGAACCGCTATCGAGCAGTTTAAGAAATGGTGCCCTGTAGTCCTGGACCAGTTCAAACGCTTGGCCGATACCGGTAACGTTGAATTTCTTGCGGAGACGTATTACCACTCGTTATCTAGTCTTTTCTCGGAAAGAGAATTTTACAGACAGGTTCAAAAGCACCGCAAGACGATTAAACGGGAACTTGGAGTTTTGCCTGAAGCTTTCCGCAATACGGAACTTATATATTCCAATCATATTGGAAGTTTAGTAAGAAATATGGGTTATTCGGTAATGCTAATGGAAGGCGTAGATAGACTCTTGGATTGGAGAAGCCCTAATTTTCTCTATAAGGCTAAATACGAACCCGGTTTGAATTTGATGTTAAAAAATTACCGTTTAAGCGACGATATAGCGTTTCGGTTTTCTGAAAGAAGTTGGAGCGCTTATCCGTTGAAAGCGGATAAATTCTCGAATTGGGTTCATTCAGTCGCCGGAAACGGAGAATGCATTAACCTGTTCATGGACTTTGAAACATTCGGAGAGCATCAATGGGCGGATTCCGGAATCTTCGAATTTCTAAAGCAGCTTCCGTCTGAGATAAAAAAACATCCCGATTTTAAATTCAATACGGTTTCAAGAGCTGCGGAGAATTATTATCCGACCGGGGACATCGATACTCATGAGCCCGTTTCCTGGGCCGATATGGAGAGAGATACTTCCGCCTGGTTAGGCAACTCAATGCAACGCCAAGCTTTGGAAGCCGTATATGAGCTGGAGGATAAGGTCTATAGTTTCGGGGACGAAGAGTTGCTGGATACGTATGGGAAATTACAAACCTCGGATCATTTTTATTATATGTGCACTAAGTATTTTAACGACGGCGATGTGCATAAATATTTTAGTCCGTATTCTTCTCCGTATGACGCATATATCTATTATATGAACGTTTTACAGGATTTCCGTCAAAAGCTGAAAAGAAAAGCAGCCGTTGCTTCGGAAAAACCGAAAGTTTTACAGGAAGCTTGA
- a CDS encoding glycosyltransferase, which produces MNNIDQKNTPPKNIFMLGWEYPPHIAGGLGVACKGIVNSLSKLGHTIFLLVPKLHGDEEQIDGVNLLDINSGWQLLGQEDQNELIQSHSFNAQESSDRLNFSPYSTFTGGNDYTYRSSETLVGSEEKIGIKENRTTAIAPIHISGGYGPVIFHDIHKYADFAAKVAGVLQPDLIHAHDWMTFPAAKKIRNALPAEIILHFHATEYDRSGENQNDYIKSIEKDACEFSDKIITVSDYTKNLLQERYLANPDKIFVAHNGVSENEESENFECQETSIDDPIVLFLGRITYQKGPDYFIQAAAKIIREVPNVRFVMAGTGDLHHRMIELSADLGIGKHFHYTGYLNKESAHRLYEISDLYIMPSVSEPFGLTALEAMSHNLPVILSNQSGVSEVVNQCLKVNFWDTEELAAKTIALLKNRMLRDLMGQEAKKDASKLTWHNNAKKIEEVYRRKV; this is translated from the coding sequence GTGAACAATATCGATCAAAAAAATACTCCTCCTAAAAACATATTCATGCTGGGTTGGGAATACCCGCCCCATATCGCAGGAGGGCTCGGCGTTGCCTGCAAAGGGATCGTAAATTCCTTATCTAAACTAGGGCATACGATCTTCTTGCTAGTCCCGAAACTCCATGGGGACGAAGAGCAAATCGACGGGGTCAATCTACTAGACATAAATTCGGGCTGGCAACTTTTGGGCCAAGAAGACCAAAACGAATTAATTCAAAGTCACTCATTCAATGCTCAAGAAAGCAGCGATAGATTGAATTTCTCTCCGTACAGCACCTTTACTGGCGGAAACGATTATACTTATCGTTCTTCGGAAACCTTAGTAGGGAGTGAAGAAAAGATAGGAATAAAAGAGAACCGCACGACCGCGATTGCTCCGATTCATATATCCGGCGGCTACGGTCCGGTCATATTTCACGACATTCATAAGTATGCGGACTTTGCAGCCAAAGTTGCTGGCGTATTGCAACCGGATTTGATTCATGCTCACGATTGGATGACGTTTCCGGCCGCTAAAAAAATTCGAAACGCGCTTCCGGCGGAAATCATTTTACATTTTCATGCTACTGAATATGACAGATCCGGCGAAAATCAAAACGATTATATAAAGTCCATAGAGAAAGACGCCTGCGAGTTCTCAGATAAAATCATCACGGTAAGCGATTATACTAAGAATTTATTACAAGAAAGATACCTAGCGAATCCCGATAAAATCTTCGTCGCACATAACGGCGTATCCGAAAACGAAGAGTCGGAAAACTTCGAGTGTCAGGAAACGAGTATCGACGATCCGATCGTATTGTTCTTAGGGCGAATCACATACCAGAAAGGACCGGATTACTTTATTCAAGCCGCCGCAAAAATCATTCGCGAAGTTCCGAACGTTCGGTTCGTTATGGCGGGCACCGGTGACCTTCATCACAGAATGATCGAGTTGTCCGCAGATTTGGGAATCGGAAAGCATTTTCACTATACCGGTTATCTGAATAAGGAAAGCGCGCATCGACTTTATGAGATAAGCGATCTTTATATTATGCCCTCGGTTTCGGAACCGTTCGGCTTAACGGCATTGGAAGCCATGTCGCATAATCTTCCTGTTATTCTATCAAATCAATCCGGAGTAAGTGAAGTCGTTAATCAATGCCTGAAAGTTAACTTTTGGGACACCGAAGAACTCGCCGCAAAAACGATAGCCTTACTCAAAAATAGAATGTTAAGAGATCTAATGGGGCAAGAAGCCAAGAAAGACGCCTCAAAACTTACCTGGCATAATAATGCAAAAAAAATCGAAGAAGTGTATAGGAGAAAAGTATGA
- a CDS encoding eRF1 domain 2, which produces MQHSILWIDSEQAKGFVFTKDTFEMNTDLDRIKPKHHDNHLDRIDQIHNEEIKHFFHEVSQKLGAVGDLLIAGPGMAKNHFKSYLESHKPELAEKVIGVVTMDHPSAPEIIKSAKEYFHEHHLKI; this is translated from the coding sequence ATGCAACATTCAATTCTTTGGATAGATTCGGAACAGGCAAAAGGGTTTGTTTTTACGAAAGATACGTTTGAAATGAATACCGACTTGGATAGAATTAAGCCGAAACATCATGATAACCATTTGGATAGAATTGATCAGATCCATAACGAGGAAATAAAACATTTCTTCCATGAAGTTTCCCAAAAGCTAGGCGCAGTTGGCGATCTGCTCATTGCAGGACCCGGTATGGCAAAAAACCATTTCAAATCGTATTTGGAATCGCATAAACCGGAATTGGCCGAGAAGGTAATCGGAGTTGTTACGATGGACCATCCATCGGCGCCGGAGATTATTAAATCCGCCAAGGAATATTTTCACGAGCATCATCTGAAGATTTAG
- a CDS encoding DUF2461 domain-containing protein, translated as MHKQILDFLKNLSKNNNRDWFKKNEITYRSALNEFYDFVDELILGIQTFDPSIRNRTAKECVFRIYKDVRFSKDKSPYKTNFGAWISPAGKKEVSAGYYIHIAPGESMVAGGLYLPPPPALLSVRNAIATDSEKLRSIIGARSFKNQFKELEGERLNTAPKGFSKDHPDIDLLRLKSFIATRKFSDKEVLENRFINLCLKSFEQLLPLNRYLNGALKY; from the coding sequence ATGCACAAACAAATATTGGATTTCTTGAAGAATCTATCCAAAAATAACAATAGGGATTGGTTCAAGAAAAACGAGATAACTTATCGCTCCGCGTTAAACGAATTTTATGACTTTGTAGACGAGTTGATTCTTGGAATACAAACTTTCGATCCAAGCATACGAAATCGAACCGCGAAGGAATGCGTATTTCGAATTTACAAGGACGTTCGATTTTCGAAGGACAAATCGCCTTATAAAACCAACTTCGGAGCCTGGATCAGTCCTGCAGGCAAAAAGGAGGTTTCGGCGGGTTACTATATTCATATCGCTCCGGGTGAATCGATGGTCGCCGGAGGTCTATATCTCCCGCCTCCTCCTGCCTTACTTTCCGTTCGAAATGCCATCGCAACGGATTCAGAAAAACTCCGCAGCATAATCGGCGCGAGGAGTTTTAAAAATCAGTTTAAGGAACTCGAAGGGGAACGATTAAATACCGCCCCGAAAGGATTTTCGAAAGATCACCCCGATATCGATTTACTCCGCTTGAAAAGCTTCATCGCAACCCGCAAATTCAGCGATAAAGAAGTGTTAGAGAATCGTTTCATAAATCTTTGCCTAAAGTCCTTTGAACAATTGCTCCCTCTGAATCGGTATCTGAACGGCGCTCTCAAATATTAA
- a CDS encoding enoyl-CoA hydratase-related protein, whose protein sequence is MSQASVLTQVLPVKNGNIFEIIINRPEVHNCVNGETAELLLSAWKRFRDDTDLTVAILRGNGEKSFCAGADLNALETLMDINGTNDEIRHWIKNSTGPMGGSRVVQRKPVITVSQGYTYAGGLELFCHGHIRIAEKQAMFSVACRRWGVPLADGGTVYLPWLIGPGSALPLIITGQRIRAERAQAIGLVWEIVPKGKGIERARRYAEQICSVPRDALMADLSSAIDGYGRPLEEALEIEARGIYPVVTSDSFRDGVSNFQKGERFWFR, encoded by the coding sequence ATGAGTCAGGCCTCAGTTCTTACACAAGTTCTGCCCGTAAAAAATGGTAACATTTTCGAAATTATCATCAACCGGCCGGAAGTACATAATTGTGTGAATGGAGAAACCGCCGAGCTTCTCCTCTCTGCCTGGAAACGATTCCGAGACGATACAGACTTGACGGTGGCAATCCTGCGAGGGAACGGCGAGAAATCGTTTTGTGCCGGCGCCGATCTGAACGCGTTGGAAACTCTTATGGATATCAACGGTACGAACGATGAAATTCGCCATTGGATAAAAAATTCAACCGGCCCGATGGGAGGATCTAGAGTAGTCCAACGAAAACCGGTCATAACGGTTTCACAAGGTTATACTTATGCGGGTGGGCTCGAATTATTTTGCCATGGACATATTCGAATTGCGGAAAAGCAGGCGATGTTTTCCGTTGCCTGCCGACGTTGGGGAGTTCCACTCGCGGACGGTGGAACCGTTTATCTCCCTTGGTTAATCGGCCCCGGATCCGCTTTGCCTTTAATTATCACCGGCCAACGAATTCGGGCCGAAAGAGCCCAGGCTATCGGGCTGGTTTGGGAGATTGTTCCCAAGGGGAAAGGAATCGAAAGAGCCAGGCGATACGCGGAACAAATTTGCTCCGTCCCTAGAGATGCATTGATGGCCGATCTATCCTCCGCGATAGACGGATATGGACGACCGTTAGAAGAAGCTTTGGAAATAGAGGCAAGAGGTATTTATCCCGTAGTAACGAGTGATTCATTTCGGGACGGCGTTTCAAACTTTCAAAAGGGAGAACGGTTTTGGTTTAGATAA
- a CDS encoding helix-turn-helix transcriptional regulator: MKRTITSREGVGITASVRQKFELYLSRVVTELPTLVYIKKGIKTLRRDGFESIVREGEAVAIAGGQSFDVVNAPAAGDFEASWLAFHPNIIKQFGETQNSLKPIEIAFTMTSLKSGFLEAFELATESITTSRSIPSSIAAHRVSEVLLWLGEYGKRFHISSQVKLAYKVRSVLNSAPANDWSAANIASQMEISEATLRRKLALESVSFSELLIDVRMSHALSLLQSTDLSIGDIAKEVGYESASRFAVRFRNRFGHSPADFRRNKIQDERIGTIFDRV, translated from the coding sequence ATGAAGCGAACGATTACTTCGCGCGAGGGTGTCGGTATCACTGCATCCGTCAGGCAGAAATTCGAATTATACCTTTCGAGGGTCGTAACGGAGTTGCCGACCCTCGTCTACATTAAGAAAGGAATAAAGACATTACGTCGAGACGGCTTTGAATCCATAGTAAGGGAAGGTGAAGCCGTTGCGATTGCGGGAGGACAATCTTTTGATGTGGTCAACGCTCCGGCAGCCGGAGATTTCGAGGCTTCTTGGCTCGCATTTCATCCGAATATAATCAAACAATTCGGCGAAACGCAAAATTCCCTCAAGCCGATTGAAATCGCGTTTACGATGACGTCTCTAAAATCGGGATTTTTAGAAGCGTTCGAACTCGCGACCGAGTCCATAACGACTAGTCGAAGTATTCCTTCAAGTATCGCCGCTCATAGGGTGAGTGAAGTCTTACTATGGTTAGGCGAATATGGAAAACGATTTCATATTTCTTCGCAGGTCAAGCTAGCCTACAAAGTGAGATCGGTGCTTAATTCCGCTCCGGCAAACGATTGGTCGGCCGCCAATATTGCGAGTCAGATGGAGATCAGCGAGGCGACTTTGCGTAGGAAGCTGGCTCTGGAGAGCGTATCTTTTTCCGAATTGTTAATAGACGTACGGATGTCTCACGCTTTGTCGTTATTGCAATCGACGGATTTATCAATCGGCGATATCGCCAAGGAAGTCGGATATGAATCTGCATCCCGATTTGCAGTTCGATTTAGGAACAGGTTCGGTCATTCTCCGGCAGATTTCCGGAGAAATAAGATACAGGATGAGCGGATCGGCACAATCTTTGATCGAGTTTGA
- a CDS encoding YbhB/YbcL family Raf kinase inhibitor-like protein, with protein MRFNIKVAALLFALSASSAFASDLKVSSSSIKEGGVITNAQVFNGFGCSGDNVSPDLHWTGAPKDTKFFAITVYDPDAPTGSGWWHWVIFNIPADITSLDSKAGNEKGTLPKGAIQSRTDFGKPGYGGPCPPAGEKPHRYIFRVIALKDKIPLDQDASGALVGFYINSMKLADGKLTAKFGRK; from the coding sequence ATGCGATTCAATATTAAGGTGGCTGCATTACTTTTTGCACTTTCCGCGAGTTCCGCATTTGCTTCCGATTTGAAAGTAAGCAGTAGTTCCATTAAAGAAGGAGGAGTCATAACAAACGCTCAAGTTTTTAATGGATTCGGTTGTTCGGGAGATAACGTGTCGCCGGATCTTCATTGGACCGGGGCGCCTAAAGACACCAAATTCTTTGCTATAACCGTTTACGATCCGGATGCTCCGACCGGAAGCGGTTGGTGGCATTGGGTGATCTTCAATATTCCTGCCGATATTACAAGTCTTGATTCCAAGGCAGGAAATGAGAAAGGAACTCTTCCAAAAGGCGCGATCCAAAGTCGTACCGATTTCGGAAAACCCGGATACGGCGGTCCTTGTCCTCCTGCCGGAGAAAAACCTCATCGATACATTTTCAGAGTGATCGCTTTGAAAGATAAGATTCCGCTAGATCAAGACGCTTCTGGAGCTCTTGTCGGATTCTATATCAACTCGATGAAGTTAGCAGACGGTAAACTAACCGCTAAGTTCGGAAGAAAATAA
- a CDS encoding PilZ domain-containing protein: protein MEKTSSNQIEETIEKQLPKEEVFTPAYRCQYKIHSLNGSECTIESFLKDISKHGTRIYNPESLPGEERVGSTLEMSIYTDVLQYSRKLSGVIRWEKHTDTGWEYGVQFDEPIHLELFRSVHDSLLGIKNKVESNEPKTPHNGSLSIVFQAKEKIQSIMPLLTQMESSLNEYEYAVGYNLKEEIYKATYTLLSPIYEFLKIKSNELYHELSPSEIQYNFQYIRQELKDFLFLDPFVKRATLKPLGYAGDFEMMDAIYRNTSEGTNLLGKSLHKCTLSLKSAQAVFHRQNFFYRTILDRLKKTDGRIFVLSVACGPAREVVTLVRNADQSLLDKLSIYLLDQDPRAITEAKHGIRIALLRSKKQLDFHCLNVEIARFAANPRKYVSNSEVDLIYSAGLFDYIKTRTAQKICSHLYSLLNPTGEIFLGNFSADSDEIGIMEVMDWSLIYRTDEELLSFADTISGPKTLGVIDDALPQKFFYLTKSSPSEN from the coding sequence ATGGAAAAAACGTCGTCTAACCAAATAGAAGAAACGATTGAAAAGCAACTTCCTAAAGAAGAGGTCTTTACACCCGCTTATCGTTGTCAGTATAAAATACATTCCTTAAACGGAAGCGAATGTACGATCGAATCGTTTCTGAAAGACATATCCAAGCACGGTACTCGAATCTATAACCCCGAGTCTTTGCCCGGAGAAGAAAGAGTCGGATCGACGCTTGAGATGAGTATCTATACCGATGTTTTGCAGTATAGCCGAAAACTAAGCGGAGTGATTCGGTGGGAGAAACATACGGATACTGGATGGGAGTACGGTGTCCAATTCGACGAGCCGATTCATCTTGAATTATTTCGTTCCGTTCACGACTCCCTTTTGGGAATTAAAAATAAAGTGGAATCGAACGAACCGAAAACTCCGCATAACGGATCGCTTTCCATCGTATTTCAGGCGAAGGAAAAAATCCAGTCGATCATGCCGCTTCTTACCCAAATGGAATCCAGCCTAAACGAATACGAGTATGCGGTCGGATATAACTTAAAAGAAGAGATCTATAAGGCCACTTACACTTTATTAAGCCCGATTTACGAATTCCTAAAGATCAAATCGAACGAATTGTATCACGAGCTTTCTCCTAGCGAGATCCAATATAATTTCCAGTACATTCGCCAAGAACTAAAGGACTTTTTATTTTTGGATCCTTTCGTCAAACGAGCCACGCTGAAACCTCTCGGTTACGCCGGAGACTTCGAGATGATGGATGCAATCTATAGAAATACGAGCGAGGGGACGAACTTATTAGGTAAAAGCCTACATAAATGTACCTTAAGTCTAAAATCGGCGCAGGCGGTCTTTCATAGACAAAACTTCTTTTATAGAACGATCCTGGATCGGTTGAAGAAAACCGACGGAAGAATTTTCGTGTTATCGGTGGCCTGCGGCCCCGCCCGCGAAGTGGTAACGCTGGTTCGTAATGCGGATCAGTCCCTACTCGACAAACTTAGTATCTATCTGCTCGATCAGGATCCGAGAGCGATCACCGAAGCAAAACACGGGATAAGAATTGCACTACTGAGAAGTAAGAAACAATTGGACTTTCATTGTTTAAATGTGGAAATCGCGCGATTCGCCGCAAACCCGAGAAAATACGTTTCTAATTCGGAAGTGGATTTGATTTATTCGGCTGGATTATTCGATTATATTAAAACTAGAACCGCTCAAAAGATTTGTTCTCATCTATACTCCCTCCTGAATCCGACCGGAGAAATTTTCTTGGGGAACTTTTCCGCCGACTCGGATGAAATCGGAATCATGGAAGTGATGGATTGGAGTTTGATCTATAGAACGGATGAAGAGCTACTTAGTTTTGCTGATACGATCTCAGGTCCAAAAACCCTCGGCGTCATCGACGATGCTCTCCCGCAAAAATTCTTTTACCTAACGAAGAGTTCTCCGAGCGAGAATTAA